The genomic window AGGAAGGTGGCTTCCCAGGAATTGGATTCGGTGAAGTCGCGCCACTGTTTCGAATGGCCCATGCCGCGCGGATCGAACGGCTCCAGCCATTCGCCATCCACGCCGCGCGGGCGCACGAAGTTCATTTTGGTGTCGAACACGTTGCGATAGTTGCGCGAGCGCTTGCGCAGCGTTTCGGCCAACTGCTTTTCGCCCGCGGCATCGGCCAGATGTGCGACTGCCCAATCGTCATAGGCGTATTCCAGCGTTTTGCTGACCGCTTCCCAATCCTTGTCGCTGGGGATGTAGCCGAGCTTGCGGTAGTAGGGCAGGCCGCGATAGTCGTCGTCCATCGCGCGCTTGCGATAGATCGGCCACGCCTTGTCGTAATCGATGCCGGTAAAACCCTTGGCCTGCGCTTCGGCAATCAGCACCACGGAGTGGTAGCCGATCATGCAGCCGGTTTCCACGCCTTGCAGCGGCCATACCGGCGGGCCTTCGGGACTTTCCTCGGCCATGCGCACCAGGCAGTTGACGAAATCCGGCACGCGCTCGGATTGATACAGCGTCAGCAGCGGCGCTTGCGCACGATAGATATCCCACAGCGAATAGGTGCTGTAGTTGTTCTGGCCTTGCGATAGCTGGTGGATCTTCAGATCCATGCCGCGATAGCGGCCATCCACGTCACTGAACAACGTCGGCGCCAGCATCGTGTGGTACAGCGAGGTATAGAACACACGCATGTCGCGCTTGGAGGACGTTTCGACGCGGATGCGGCTGAGTTCGTGCTCCCAGGTTTCAGCTGCCGCTTGCCGCAGCTGGTCGAATTCCCAAGCGGGCATTTCCGTTTCCAGATTGCGCAGGGCGCCGTCGATGTCCACGGCGGAAATGCCGACCTTCACCAACACCGGCTCGCGTGCGACATCGTCGATATGCAACGCCGCCTTCAGATGCGTGCCCTTCAGTTCGCTGGTGCCACTGGGTGCTTCGACATCTTCCGAATACAGCGTGGCTTGCGAGAACGGACGCGACACCTTCATCGCGAAATAGATATGCCGACCATCCGCCCATTGATGCACGTGGCGGCTGCCCACCAAGGTGTCATTGCCGATCACGCGCAGTTGCGCATCGGTGACTTTGCAGGGCGTTTTATAGTCATCATGGAAACCATGCGCCAGATCCACCAGCAGGTGGCCATCGCCCTTGCCGTGGAAGGTGTAGCGATGCATGCCGGCGCGCATGCTGGTGGTCAATTCGGCGAGAATGTCGTGATCGGTCAGGTGCACCGTGTAGTAGCCGGGCCGCGCGTGTTCTGACGCGCGATCGAAGCGCGAACGGTAGCCCTTGCCAGGATGCGCCTGGTTGTTCGCCGTAAGCTGCGGCCCAGGACCCGGCGCACCATCGAACTGCGAGTGATAATTCGCTTGCGGCAAGCCACGGTCGCCCGGCTGCAGCAATATTGGACCTTGCGCCGGCATCACCAGTACGTCGAGCATGTCGGCTGCACCGGTGCCACTCAGATGCGTGTGCGAGAAACCCATGATCGAACCATCAGCCTGGTGATAACCAGACGATGCATCCCAGCCCGCGTCATTCGTATCAGGACTCAGTTGCACCATGCCGAAAGGCATCGATGCACCGGGATACGTATGACCGTGACCGCCGGTGCCGATAAACACATCGACGTATTGCGACACACCCGTCTTCGCCACGGCATCCGCGAGCGGCTTTTTCGTTCCCGCGCCATCGGCCAACCGTGCCAGCACGGGCAGCGGACTTCCGAGTACAGCAACGGCACCAAGGCCTTGCAGGAACTGTCGACGTGACACCATACGGGCTCTCCCAGGAGATAAAGGCTGTCGTTAGGCGAAAGCGTTAGCGACAAACCTTCGGGAGGCGCGATGGGATCCCGATCATCTGCAGAACGCGCTCAACCGCCGCGATGCATGGATCTTCGATCCACGCGTCTGTTCACAGACTGTAAACGAAAAATTTGTCTCGATCCAAATTTTTCTGCGTCAGGTATAACTTACTTATTTCATTAGATTTTATGCAAAAAATACTGCAATGCAGCATCAATGAGCATTGCCGACGTCGACAAATCGTGTCGCCGTTCGATCTGTCGGTGTTGTCTAATCGTGTCGCTTTTTCGCTAACTTTGTCGCAGCCACTTAACCCTGTCGCGAAGTGACGACTTTTCCGGTCTTGACAGGCACATGTGCCTGATATTTTGACGGGTGTTAACGCGTGGCTGACGCGGCGTCCAAGGTGTAGAAGGAATTTTCCGCCATTGTTACGCAAGGGGCTAATAGTGGGTCCGCTTGGTACGGACTTAGGTCGGCTATTTGATCGCCCAAGGCAAATTTCAGGCAGGCATTTGACTACTCTCGCTCATATCTTGGAGACGTAAAGCTGCGGGCGGATCCGCAGCCACGCTGCCGACATGCTCCTGCGAACATCTTAAAAACTGAAAAGGCAGCGTCGTGTGACGAAGAAAAGTTATTAACCTTGTCGCAAAAACAATAAGAGCTCTTTTCGTAAAAAATAAAATCAATGATCTTATAAGCTTGTCAAGGCTAAGCAACGCTGACAGCTTAATGTAGTTATCGGCACTGTCTTACTTCAACGCATTGCTGAGATCGGTGCGATAGATGCGGCTCGTCTTGCGGGAACAGAAACCGCTACTTGACCGATTACCCACAACATGGCGGCCGCAAGCGGGAAGTAGTACCACGCGAGCCGGACAAGCTCGAAGTATTGAGAAAAGTAAAGATTCCATCCGTATGCCAAGCTCATTCCAAGCACTATGCCGGCACTGACTATCAGGAAATTCTCGAGCCGGAAGTAGGCAGCAATATCTGCACGTGTTGCCCCTAGCGCTCTCCTGATTCCAATTTGTACACGGCGCTGATGGACCCAGTAGCTGGTTAGCCCCACAATGCCAAAGCCCGTCACGATCAACATGACAAGACAGACACCTGTGAGTGTCCAGACCATGCTCCTCTGCGTATCGAAATAGGTATTCCGAATGCTGGAAAACGTTCGCCCTTGCACCAAGGCGTTTGGGTTCGCCCTGGCTAGCTCTTGTTCGGCCGTCTTGGTAACGAGCTCAACGGCCTTCGGATTGCTTCTCACTACATAATAAAAGATGTCTGGAATAGGCGCCGTGGGAAAGAAAACGGTTGCAAAGTTCTGAGTCTTTGCGCCGTCTCGGACAACCGGTGCGGCGACGTCAGCTACTACGCCAATAACTGTGTATGCATTGTCGCCAAGGTAAAGAACCTTTCCCAATACCTGCTGTTGCGGCCACGCACTTTCGGCATATGTTTTGCTGACGAGCGCGACATGTGCTGTGGGACTATGGTTTTCATTCACGGTCGCGTCATTGAAATCCGATTCATCGAAATCGCGCCCTGAAATGATCTGCGTTCCTAAAGCGGACATTCCGCCATGGGTTACAAGATAGAGCGACGCTTCGAGAGTACGGGGAGTTGCTTCCGGCGGTGTAGTGCTTAGGCCTGAGACCCATGAGTTGCCGGAAAACGGCACCGAATTGACCGCCGCGGCGTCTTGCACATGAGCAATACTGCGCAAAATTTCAACATTCTTTGGAAGCTCGCTATTGACCTGGCCAGGATCTGCACCTTTTATGGTGATGATAGACAGGGACGTTTCATCGATGGAATTTGAGATATTGAGTTCGTACCTTCGCTGTCCGATCATCGATATGGCGTTACACAACACCGCACAGGTGAGCGCGATCTCGATGACGATCAAGGCACATGGAATTCTATGCCGCTTTAGGCTAGCAAGTACGGGCTGAATTTGGAAAAGCATTTCCTACGATGCCTTCAGATAAGGGGCGGGCGCCGCAACGCAAGCTCGTAGAGCAGGCAGAATACTGGCCAGCAAGCCGGCTAACAGGGACACGCAAAACGTTGCTAAGAACATAGATAAGTCGAGCGTCGCCAGGGAAGCGTATTGAGCTGGCTCATGTCTGACGGCGTATAAGCCGGCTTCTGCAAAAAAAAGACCCAGCATGCCGCCGGCCAAGCCGACAATGGCCCCTTCCGCCACGATTTGGGTAAACAGTTCGCCGCGGCTCGCCCCCAACGCGCGCCGCACGGCGTATTCGCTCATTCGTCGAAGATTTTTTGCAAGAAGCAAGCCTATGGCATTGACAACACAGATCACCAAGAAACCGATTGCAATCCATACCTGTACGCGCACATCGTCGGGAATGACCCGGTTCTCTTTCATCCAATCATGCAGGCTACTGACGCCAAACGTATTCCTGACAAAGCGTCCCGATGCGATCTGCTCATGAACATAGTTAGAGAGGTAGATCTTGTAGGACTCAACCGCCCGCTCGTTATCCAATTGAGTCCATACCCCCAGAAACATGCATGGCGCCGCGCGAAGCTGACTTATATCCGCGTTGCCATAGCAGCTGACATTTTCAGGTGTCATCTTGGTGTCCAAGCTGACGGAAAGAGGCATAAATATTCCGTCACCGCCGCCGTAGTTACGCCGACTAAGACTGACAGCATAGAACCGCGGTTGTGGCGACCAATCTTCAAGAACACCAACGACTTGCAGATCGACGTTATTAACACGCAAAGTCTGTCCAACGCTGTCCCTACCCTGAAACAGACGGTCATTCATGTCTTTGGATATCACGACAACTCGGCTCGAACCCGAGTCGTCTTTGACCGACCATCCAGCTCCATAAAGAAATCGAGCATCGAACAGGCTGAAGAAGCCCGACGTCGTAGTCACCGCTTCTGAAAATAGGGGACGCAAACCGACGAGGCTCGAAGTGATCTTGGCGGGAGTCAATGCAACGGCGGTCGAAGCTAACGCCTTGTTCGCGCCAATGATGTTCGCGGCATCCACATACGTCATCATCGGAGCCGGCACGGTCTCGCCCTTGGCGTAGCCATTCGCCCCAGTCGGGTCAATTCTGACGTAGTAGAGTTGTCCCGATTTCTTCGGCACCGGGTCGCTCGATAGCACGTGCAACACGGTAAGCGCCGTGATACATGCGCCAATGCCAAGCGCGAGGGACATGATCGTTATCGTCGTCAGAAATACGTTGTTCCTGAGTACACGAAGTCCCAGGCTGATGTAATAGATAATCATGTTCTGGAAAATCGGCTCCATCCATCATTGCAAGTTTCAGCGACATACTTGGATTTCGTCTCACTATCTCAGCATGTCGATCGTGCTTGATACTAAGGAAAAATCAAAAGTGAAACGTATACGCCTTTTGTCCAATATTTAGCGTCAGCACCGAATCTGAGTACGTTGCATCAACTCTTTTTCCACTAGCGTCCGATGCCACCACCTTGCCGTTAAGGGTGACGGTATGACCCATCTTTTCCACCTGGTGTCCGCCAATATTTATGACGCCATCCCCAACGATATATGCACGCCAGCTATTGTCATTTACGGCCGTAACTGAGACAGCATTGCCCTGTCCTTCGGAGTAGGCCTGTGAATAATGGCAGCCACTGATTAGGGAAATAGCACCCGCAACAATCAGGCAACTCTTGACCATTTCTTTTCTCATTTTCGACTCCGCTGTAAAAAAGGAGGGGTGATATCACCCCTCCTCAAGACTTATGCGCCTAGGGCGAAACCCAGTGTGAAAGCGAGAGAGAACCCGGGCTGCTGATTCTTCTTGCCGGTGCTGCCACCAGCGATCGCCATGGCGCGGTCGACGATGCGCGACGTCGCGATAACGTCGTCCGACTTGGCTGTAGCGGAACCCTGAACGATTTCCAATGCATTGCTGCTCTTCACGTTACTGCTCCTTGAAAATGGCATGCACCATGCACGCCAAAACTGTTCGAAACGAAAGTCGGAGATCAGCTGTAAAGCCGACCGCGTAACTGGTAAGAGATGCACCGCCTTGTACTTTCCATGGACGTGGTTGCATCATGGATAAGGCATTCGGTAGCGGCGATGTACGCCATCCCAGGGTCCAGCGTGACTCGATAAATCTTCGTGTTGGGGGCGAAACGTAGAAAATTGTAATAGGCATCTGGCTCAAGACTGCCATCCCAATCGCCCAGTGGAGCCAACCCCTTACTGGCGAACAGGAACGCACGCCTCCCTGGTCCAAGATTGACGTTGAACCTTATCTTTGAAGCGAAGCGCGTTTCGCCTTCTCCATCGCTCCAGCTGTCGACGTGCAAACCGGGTCGTCTCATGGTGCGCGTGTCGATCGTGGTCGTACGTTCGCCGGGCTCATTCACCACAAGTGCATGGCTAAAAAACGACTGTGGAACGATGTGAAAATGCGGGACTACATATCTGGCAAAGGTTTTAGCCAGATGCAGATAGTCGTCCGCATCTGAAGTGACTTTGTTCAGCTGTTCAATCTCCTCGCGGATCGGCGAAGGGACCGCGAATATCCCGACACTTGTATAGGGCGAATTCACCACTTCGTTCAGATCACCTGAAAAGTCCTCCGTTGCACAGACCTTCCAGTCTTCCAGCGGAACCGGTACGTGCGGAATATAGTTGTTCGCTGA from Dyella caseinilytica includes these protein-coding regions:
- a CDS encoding ABC transporter permease → MIVIEIALTCAVLCNAISMIGQRRYELNISNSIDETSLSIITIKGADPGQVNSELPKNVEILRSIAHVQDAAAVNSVPFSGNSWVSGLSTTPPEATPRTLEASLYLVTHGGMSALGTQIISGRDFDESDFNDATVNENHSPTAHVALVSKTYAESAWPQQQVLGKVLYLGDNAYTVIGVVADVAAPVVRDGAKTQNFATVFFPTAPIPDIFYYVVRSNPKAVELVTKTAEQELARANPNALVQGRTFSSIRNTYFDTQRSMVWTLTGVCLVMLIVTGFGIVGLTSYWVHQRRVQIGIRRALGATRADIAAYFRLENFLIVSAGIVLGMSLAYGWNLYFSQYFELVRLAWYYFPLAAAMLWVIGQVAVSVPARRAASIAPISAMR
- a CDS encoding GH92 family glycosyl hydrolase, giving the protein MVSRRQFLQGLGAVAVLGSPLPVLARLADGAGTKKPLADAVAKTGVSQYVDVFIGTGGHGHTYPGASMPFGMVQLSPDTNDAGWDASSGYHQADGSIMGFSHTHLSGTGAADMLDVLVMPAQGPILLQPGDRGLPQANYHSQFDGAPGPGPQLTANNQAHPGKGYRSRFDRASEHARPGYYTVHLTDHDILAELTTSMRAGMHRYTFHGKGDGHLLVDLAHGFHDDYKTPCKVTDAQLRVIGNDTLVGSRHVHQWADGRHIYFAMKVSRPFSQATLYSEDVEAPSGTSELKGTHLKAALHIDDVAREPVLVKVGISAVDIDGALRNLETEMPAWEFDQLRQAAAETWEHELSRIRVETSSKRDMRVFYTSLYHTMLAPTLFSDVDGRYRGMDLKIHQLSQGQNNYSTYSLWDIYRAQAPLLTLYQSERVPDFVNCLVRMAEESPEGPPVWPLQGVETGCMIGYHSVVLIAEAQAKGFTGIDYDKAWPIYRKRAMDDDYRGLPYYRKLGYIPSDKDWEAVSKTLEYAYDDWAVAHLADAAGEKQLAETLRKRSRNYRNVFDTKMNFVRPRGVDGEWLEPFDPRGMGHSKQWRDFTESNSWEATFLNQHDLYAYMGLFGGPHIFERKLDELFTTSSKLPPDAPPDIAGMVGQYSHGNEPGHHMAYLYAYTGAHYKTQARVRMLTVTMYPPEPDGLAGNEDCGQMSAWYIMSALGLYSVDPVSTNYVFGSPLLDKAEIDLAGGRKLEIRTINNGADRPYIQSVTWNGQPWTRSWISHAELVAGGTLEFHMSDTPNMQFGAAFADRPPSFGAPASETIVIDAA
- a CDS encoding ABC transporter permease, with product MEPIFQNMIIYYISLGLRVLRNNVFLTTITIMSLALGIGACITALTVLHVLSSDPVPKKSGQLYYVRIDPTGANGYAKGETVPAPMMTYVDAANIIGANKALASTAVALTPAKITSSLVGLRPLFSEAVTTTSGFFSLFDARFLYGAGWSVKDDSGSSRVVVISKDMNDRLFQGRDSVGQTLRVNNVDLQVVGVLEDWSPQPRFYAVSLSRRNYGGGDGIFMPLSVSLDTKMTPENVSCYGNADISQLRAAPCMFLGVWTQLDNERAVESYKIYLSNYVHEQIASGRFVRNTFGVSSLHDWMKENRVIPDDVRVQVWIAIGFLVICVVNAIGLLLAKNLRRMSEYAVRRALGASRGELFTQIVAEGAIVGLAGGMLGLFFAEAGLYAVRHEPAQYASLATLDLSMFLATFCVSLLAGLLASILPALRACVAAPAPYLKAS